The following proteins are co-located in the Phaeodactylum tricornutum CCAP 1055/1 chromosome 2, whole genome shotgun sequence genome:
- a CDS encoding predicted protein, translating into MSKRVLVPIAEGSEEIETTCITDTLTRFGAQVTVASVMSGELLCKMSRNVYMKADTTIEDAIEEDWDLVVLPGGMPGAEHLRDSKPLIQLLEKQKSQGKLYGAICAAPAVALAPHGLIPDGATATCYPAPGFRDKLKNVSEDDVVVSGTLTTSQGPGTALLFALQLGEHLYGKEKRDEIAKQMLVQIVRLI; encoded by the coding sequence ATGTCCAAGCGCGTTCTCGTACCCATTGCCGAAGGCAGCGAAGAAATCGAGACTACCTGCATCACGGACACGCTGACACGTTTTGGTGCTCAAGTCACAGTTGCGTCGGTAATGAGCGGCGAGCTGCTGTGCAAAATGAGCCGCAATGTATACATGAAAGCTGACACGACAATTGAGGATGCCATCGAAGAAGATTGGGATTTGGTCGTCTTACCTGGCGGAATGCCCGGTGCAGAACATTTACGTGACTCCAAACCTTTGATTCAGCTTttggagaagcaaaagagTCAAGGCAAACTGTACGGTGCCATTTGCGCAGCTCCAGCCGTGGCCCTGGCACCGCATGGTTTGATACCTGACGGCGCAACGGCTACCTGCTATCCAGCTCCTGGTTTTCGCGATAAGCTCAAGAATgtttcggaagacgatgtcGTTGTCAGTGGAACCTTGACGACCTCGCAAGGGCCCGGAACGGCCTTACTTTTCGCTCTGCAACTCGGTGAGCATTTGTACGGCAAGGAAAAACGCGACGAAATTGCGAAGCAGATGCTGGTGCAAATCGTGCGTTTGATATGA
- a CDS encoding predicted protein, with translation MSDRDTSYREKVNSTSYTTALENRLYEQSERLEELHMEAAIDAQLTDIVSSEGLNDKPPLNDMDHLAPKPIFDNYVNPNSVANCLSPYVPTTAAKIAKFVEFASLLESDVLLDIGCGDGRICVSAARLSGCRAVGIDVSPLCIAMARELAREENLEDRLSFFEADATIDPKRLLQSPLLESDLKDVTVIFLYTYPTLLGRLFPLLAKFTENGKARVVTLTYHLSQSMANIAKRDEEFDLCLYNRVFDVTSNE, from the coding sequence ATGTCTGATCGCGATACTTCCTACAGAGAAAAGGTGAACAGCACATCCTATACCACGGCACTAGAAAATCGGCTATATGAACAGTCTGAGCGTTTGGAAGAACTTCATATGGAAGCAGCGATCGATGCTCAGCTGACCGACATCGTAAGCTCCGAAGGTCTTAACGACAAGCCTCCTTTAAACGATATGGACCATCTAGCTCCCAAACCGATCTTTGACAACTACGTCAACCCTAATTCGGTGGCAAATTGCCTGAGCCCGTACGTTCCCACAACGGCCGCAAAAATAGCAAAATTTGTGGAGTTTGCCAGCCTTTTAGAATCTGATGTATTGCTCGATATTGGATGTGGGGATGGAAGAATCTGTGTTTCTGCCGCCAGACTCTCAGGATGTCGAGCCGTCGGTATAGATGTATCGCCACTGTGTATTGCCATGGCTCGAGAGCTTGCCCGCGAGGAAAACCTTGAAGATCGCCTATCGTTTTTTGAAGCAGACGCTACTATCGACCCCAAGCGACTGCTTCAGTCGCCTCTTCTGGAAAGCGACTTGAAGGATGTCACAGTTATTTTTCTCTACACGTATCCTACTTTGCTGGGGCGACTGTTCCCACTACTAGCCAAATTCAcagaaaatggaaaagctCGCGTTGTAACTTTGACGTATCATTTAAGCCAGAGCATGGCAAATATTGCCAAACGGGATGAAGAGTTTGATTTATGTTTGTACAATAGAGTATTTGATGTAACAAGCAATGAATAG
- a CDS encoding predicted protein, producing MRPTFIRTALVTFRWSGGPKISRSDRVRLSSTTIGSTPSLEDRKRLDVAIVGLPNAGKSQLLNVLTQSTVAAVSRKRHTTRDGILGARTVDDTQLYFVDTPGFLRQSQAKKEGLNRDLVVTASSEMENVDFSLLVVDAARRMTDDYEETLVALMLAALRSQGRLEFDVHSAEEVQSIRTPKGGTNPAKFAVVLNKVDLVHPKSNLMDLAVNIGTLAEQCIKFDAKESGKEELFLDSAYLQESLPMFFYISALKQRGVQDLLEFLLERATPSTSWEVEAGEATPMTMKERIEEVIREKIYRCLHKEVPHSIRQENRVLQQGKDEDGNIVLVIHQDLIVRSKSHQELVHGGGGRTLERIRETAARGLEKIFFCNVVLHLHVKLPRSKNQRWSI from the coding sequence ATGCGTCCCACGTTTATAAGAACCGCTTTGGTCACTTTCCGATGGAGCGGCGGTCCAAAAATTTCTCGCAGCGATCGGGTTCGActctcgtcaacgacgaTCGGGTCAACACCGTCGTTGGAGGACCGGAAGCGGCTGGATGTGGCAATTGTGGGTCTACCAAACGCTGGAAAAAGTCAGCTGCTGAACGTCTTGACGCAATCTACCGTTGCCGCGGTATCCCGCAAACGTCACACCACGAGAGACGGGATTTTGGGCGCCCGAACCGTCGATGACACCCAACTTTACTTTGTGGATACGCCAggatttcttcgtcaatcacaagccaagaaagaaggaCTTAACCGGGATCTGGTTGTGACGGCATCTTCGGAAATGGAGAATGTCGATTTTTCActgttggtggtggatgcGGCACGAAGAATGACAGACGACTACGAAGAGACCTTGGTCGCCCTCATGCTTGCTGCACTAAGATCTCAGGGACGGCTTGAGTTCGACGTCCACTCTGCCGAAGAAGTTCAATCCATTCGAACGCCCAAAGGTGGCACTAATCCTGCAAAGTTTGCCGTCGTTCTGAATAAGGTCGACTTGGTTCACCCAAAGTCGAATTTGATGGATTTGGCCGTCAACATCGGGACACTGGCAGAACAGTGCATCAAGTTCGACGCGAAAGAAAGCGGAAAGGAAGAGTTATTTTTGGATAGCGCATACCTTCAAGAATCACTGCCAATGTTTTTCTACATTTCAGCATTGAAGCAGAGAGGTGTTCAGGATTTGCTTGAATTTTTACTGGAACGAGCTACTCCTTCAACTTCGTGGGAAGTAGAGGCTGGAGAAGCAACACCGATGACTATGAAGGAACGCATCGAGGAGGTTATCCGTGAAAAAATATATCGATGTCTGCACAAAGAAGTTCCCCACAGTATCCGTCAAGAAAATCGAGTGCTTCAGCAAGGGAAGGACGAAGACGGAAATATCGTACTCGTAATTCATCAGGACTTGATTGTTAGGTCAAAAAGTCACCAGGAGCTAGTTCATGGTGGGGGAGGAAGAACGTTAGAAAGGATCCGCGAGACGGCCGCGCgaggtttggaaaagattttcttttgcaatGTTGTTCTTCATTTGCACGTAAAGCTTCCCCGCTCCAAAAACCAAAGGTGGAGCATATAA
- a CDS encoding predicted protein codes for MLGAPAINTRITALLKCRYPLVLPGMSWISTPELVAAVSNAGGVGILATGPLNATQTRESIRRVRSLTDKPFGIGATLLMPGARENAVVALEEEVPLINVSLGKAEWIAEGLQAYGGTLLSTVTNAKHAEAAIQAGADALMVTGHEAAAHGGDVTSLVLVPSLAAHFPETPIVAAGGFANGRGLAGALVLGADAIAMGSRFAVTKDSPLAQATKEAIVDAGESETIYGKNFDGIPARVLRTTASQKVMARRPFLATIVFRAFQAAQKLGMPIWKVLPGLLTQWDKMFIVAQFGAATEAITKATVDGNVAEGVQFIGQSAGMINDIPSVDDLVQRIMEEARHVSTEKACLFEELDFVSNRVA; via the coding sequence ATGCTTGGAGCTCCCGCAATCAACACTCGCATTACAGCACTTCTCAAGTGCAGGTACCCGCTGGTGCTTCCAGGAATGAGCTGGATCTCGACGCCGGAATTGGTGGCGGCGGTATCGAACGCGGGTGGCGTGGGTATTCTGGCGACGGGTCCTTTGAACGCCACGCAGACGCGGGAGTCCATACGACGAGTGAGATCACTCACGGATAAACCCTTTGGTATTGGCGCCACGTTGCTCATGCCAGGCGCTCGGGAAAATGCTGTTGTGGCCTTGGAAGAGGAAGTTCCGTTGATTAATGTCAGTCTCGGGAAGGCCGAGTGGATAGCGGAAGGTCTACAAGCGTATGGTGGTACGTTGTTGTCGACAGTCACGAACGCGAAACACGCCGAGGCTGCCATTCAAGCCGGCGCGGATGCGTTGATGGTCACCGGTCACGAAGCTGCGGCACACGGAGGTGACGTGACTTCGCTAGTCCTCGTGCCTTCGCTAGCGGCCCATTTCCCGGAAACTCCAATCGTGGCGGCGGGTGGCTTTGCCAACGGACGGGGTTTAGCTGGTGCCCTGGTGCTGGGAGCGGATGCCATCGCCATGGGCTCCAGATTTGCTGTCACCAAGGACAGTCCTCTGGCGCAAGCTACGAAAGAAGCCATTGTCGATGCAGGAGAGTCCGAAACAATATACGGCAAAAACTTTGATGGCATTCCGGCGCGTGTTTTAAGGACTACAGCTTCCCAAAAGGTCATGGCTAGGCGGCCGTTTCTAGCCACTATTGTGTTTCGAGCGTTCCAGGCCGCGCAGAAGCTTGGCATGCCGATCTGGAAAGTACTTCCCGGGCTGCTTACGCAATGGGACAAAATGTTCATTGTGGCACAGTTTGGAGCAGCGACGGAAGCAATTACCAAGGCGACCGTAGATGGCAACGTAGCGGAAGGCGTGCAATTTATCGGACAAAGCGCAGGAATGATCAACGATATCCCATCCGTTGACGACCTCGTGCAACGGATCATGGAAGAAGCACGACACGTGTCGACGGAGAAAGCGTGTCTTTTTGAAGAGCTTGACTTTGTCAGTAATAGAGTCGCATAA
- a CDS encoding predicted protein, whose amino-acid sequence MKAMGLFPLVVCTASTGAFQVMDIQSRGAADTLRESMHTSYVAEVSRRVALITAASFAAGVGPVQATDIAKTARKIEKELAGKANSNGAPEKHLPKVTISDTGTVEIVVPHVMDPVKPHFIELVWLKNMQSDKIVAAKAFSASDTSPPTLITASVPKGVELKAMLFCNLHGLWEGDSFSV is encoded by the coding sequence ATGAAAGCTATGGGCCTTTTCCCGCTCGTCGTATGCACCGCATCTACTGGTGCCTTTCAGGTGATGGACATACAAAGCAGGGGAGCGGCCGATACTCTACGTGAGTCTATGCACACATCGTACGTTGCCGAAGTCAGCCGTCGCGTGGCGTTAATCACGGCGGCATCTTTCGCTGCTGGTGTCGGCCCGGTACAGGCAACTGACATCGCTAAAACGGCCAGAAAGATCGAGAAGGAGCTAGCGGGCAAGGCGAATTCAAATGGCGCTCCCGAAAAGCACTTGCCGAAAGTCACTATTTCGGACACGGGGACGGTAGAGATTGTTGTTCCCCATGTCATGGATCCTGTAAAGCCCCATTTTATTGAGTTGGTCTGGCTAAAGAATATGCAATCCGACAAGATTGTCGCTGCGAAAGCTTTCTCCGCGAGCGATACATCCCCTCCCACACTTATTACAGCATCAGTTCCAAAAGGAGTAGAGTTAAAGGCAATGCTTTTTTGCAATCTTCACGGACTCTGGGAAGGGGACAGTTTCAGTGTTTGA
- a CDS encoding predicted protein produces MNVNSKLAETRKLFPAEDKDVTYGTTTKLTCAVCRGAKSASDHLCSQCSDALYEIASDDYVIKDTQYQERHCYATPGLAQRDQRCAKANPSAALEETTAGAASPIVQIECRGTKRRLDIGENPFLSQAEDQDLVLTVKVKSPSSAVRQKFLDAKQNGAVIELMSPGREFISSNCVITAIEGIVAETHSHSQSDAQSVCSGSDLSVVVTDVRTVDECISERLRAAEVAGTVTYVDSSSPKDPEHLPLCVYCDGARSGENPLS; encoded by the coding sequence ATGAACGTAAACTCTAAGCTTGCTGAAACAAGAAAGCTTTTCCCCGCCGAAGATAAAGACGTTACATACGGTACTACCACTAAATTGACATGCGCCGTTTGTCGAGGCGCCAAGAGTGCGTCCGATCACTTGTGCTCTCAATGTAGCGACGCGCTTTACGAAATCGCGTCCGACGACTATGTAATAAAAGATACGCAATATCAAGAACGCCACTGCTACGCAACGCCTGGTTTGGCACAACGCGATCAGCGTTGTGCCAAAGCAAATCCCAGCGCGGCTCTCGAAGAAACGACGGCGGGAGCTGCCTCCCCAATTGTGCAGATAGAGTGTCGAGGAACGAAGCGACGACTAGATATCGGAGAGAATCCTTTCTTAAGTCAGGCGGAAGACCAAGACTTAGTCCTTACAGTGAAAGTGAAATCGCCAAGTAGTGCAGTCCGACAAAAGTTTCTCGACGCTAAACAAAATGGAGCTGTGATTGAGCTTATGAGTCCAGGGCGAGAGTTTATATCTTCAAACTGTGTCATAACTGCAATTGAGGGTATTGTTGCggaaactcacagtcacagtcagtcagacGCACAAAGCGTGTGCAGTGGAAGTGACCTATCAGTCGTTGTGACGGATGTACGTACGGTTGACGAGTGTATCAGTGAACGCCTTCGGGCAGCCGAGGTAGCTGGTACAGTAACCTATGTCGACAGCTCAAGCCCGAAGGATCCTGAACATCTACCGCTGTGCGTCTACTGTGATGGAGCAAGAAGCGGCGAGAACCCGTTGTCGTAG
- a CDS encoding predicted protein, whose amino-acid sequence MAEKISDRSYSSQTESAEFESVADKALSDVSSLAGSDTPADGELGILIDSLDDSSELLPKSVVSDLKRSFSGFLTIHSEAVYRQPLSPEEANTRLPSGGGGLGWYATIVPDEFVVDGKLIPGLNRKDFDLDSKTIKQRRATIPVKATDFFGSLTKVDSPSGSRHVFYGVLNGWPGLRCFEVERIDEQKRGLVATPMEFFGKSKWATIWSSSDSKRNCTELQIADSRRVHRVKLRAAPWTALGWSRTSPGYVFWYEPFSLSGPRVSYGTDMLQQVADEKCQAIHMVSHRYAVKRETPRNKVTYHSLCLLEWEHGTYCTVVEAAYLNGIGGYKGKSNWYDDRDEGITALYRSLPPEMICPWRTTSAEIRCYDVESKSLDEFKAYIAKYEGNDKRFIDPHFSSYPARLTFRSKKDLAQYLINYISRDSRYGELRRNCQTFTADFCSFVAGKRGIVPFHPVSRVEYKNRNHLFLYDSHLYENNKDEKTDKKRKGYLSSFR is encoded by the exons ATGGCAGAGAAAATCAGTGATCGCTCCTACTCCTCACAGACTGAGAGCGCTGAGTTCGAGTCTGTGGCCGACAAAGCTCTTTCGGACGTATCGTCTTTGGCTGGATCAGACACTCCCGCCGACGGAGAGTTGGGGATTTTGATTGATAGCCTAGATGACTCTTCCGAACTCTTGCCAAAGTCAGTTGTGTCAGATTTAAAGCGATCGTTTTCAGGGTTTCTGACAATTCATTCTGAAGCTGTCTATCGACAACCTTTGTCGCCTGAAGAAGCCAATACTCGTTTGCCATCCGGCGGCGGTGGTCTAGGGTGGTACGCGACGATTGTGCCAGATGAATTCGTGGTTGACGGAAAGCTAATTCCAGGGCTGAACAGGAAAGACTTCGATTTAGATTCGAAGACCATTAAACAAAG ACGAGCCACAATTCCTGTTAAAGCTACCGACTTTTTCGGATCCCTTACCAAGGTCGATAGTCCGTCAGGCTCTCGTCATGTATTCTATGGTGTTTTGAATGGATGGCCTGGGCTCCGCTGTTTTGAGGTGGAACGAATCGATGAGCAAAAGCGAGGCTTGGTCGCTACGCCCatggaattttttggaaagtcgAAGTGGGCAACCATTTGGTCATCCTCCGATAGCAAAAGGAATTGCACGGAACTTCAGATTGCTGATTCCAGGCGTGTCCATCGAGTGAAACTTCGGGCCGCGCCATGGACAGCTTTGGGCTGGTCACGGACCAGCCCTGGTTACGTCTTCTGGTACGAACCGTTCTCTCTGTCGGGACCAAGAGTATCATACGGTACCGACATGCTGCAACAAGTTGCGGATGAAAAATGCCAGGCAATTCACATGGTTTCGCATCGTTATGCAGTAAAGCGAGAAACCCCAAGAAACAAGGTAACTTACCATTCATTGTGCCTGTTGGAATGGGAACACGGAACATACTGCACTGTTGTTGAAGCAGCATATTTAAATGGCATCGGTGGGTACAAAGGAAAAAGTAATTGGTACGACGACCGTGATGAAGGAATTACTGCTTTATATCGGTCGCTGCCACCCGAAATGATTTGTCCTTGGCGAACTACTTCGGCTGAAATTCGCTGCTACGATGTTGAATCAAAGAGTCTGGATGAGTTTAAAGCTTACATTGCCAAGTACGAAGGCAACGACAAGCGTTTTATTGACCCGCATTTTTCCTCCTATCCAGCACGCCTTACATTTCGATCAAAGAAAGATCTCGCCCAGTATCTGATCAACTACATTTCACGTGACTCGCGATACGGAGAATTAAGGCGCAACTGCCAAACTTTCACCGCAGACTTTTGCTCCTTCGTTGCTGGAAAGCGTGGCATAGTCCCATTTCACCCCGTGTCTCGGGTAGAATACAAAAATCGCAACCATCTTTTTCTATACGACAGCCACTTGTACGAAAACAATAAggacgaaaagacggataAAAAACGAAAAGGGTATCTTTCCTCTTTCCGCTAA
- the hRad23 gene encoding RAD23 (Probably involved in damage recognation initiation step of DNA Nucleotide Excision Repair (NER), in association with a RAD4 (alias Xeroderma pigmentosum group C, XPC) protein homolog) translates to MKLLVKTLKGEKFEIHAEESQTVADVKGIIEATKSELSAGTLKLIHSGKVLKDEDSIASAGIKENDFLVVMVTKAKKPVAAKPAATPTPVPAATPGPPVAAAASIETPAPTAAATPAAPTRADDVSAEAVANLTSMGFPEAEVKHCLRAAHGNPDIAVEFLTNGIPEGVAEAAAAMNTSAVTSPSASSESSSGSGQPLQALRNHPQFNDLRRLVQSNPQMLQQVLTQIGQQQPQLLQEINANQALFLQIMNEPVESSASVSAAPAVSGSSDAPSLGGLDSGAAAMMEGMGNPAQMAQMIQGMSPEELNQMAAMMGLSPDQLRQTAQMIGQMPPEQLSQFMMQAMGGGEGPESMGGSQVLRLTEEEMAAVDRLAEMGFDRSEAAQAFLACDKNEALAANLLMDSMGDGGGAFGFDGSGNGNGDNGDGGDGDDMYD, encoded by the exons ATGAAGCTGCTAGTGAAAACTCTCAAAGGAGAGAAATTTGAGATCCATGCGGAAGAGAGCCAAACCGTTGCTGATGTGAAAGGAATCATT GAAGCTACCAAATCTGAGCTTTCGGCGGGTACCTTGAAACTGATTCATTCCGGGAAGGTTTTGAAAGATGAAGACTCCATCGCTTCGGCAGGCATCAAAGAgaatgatttcttggttgtTATGGtaacaaaagcaaagaaaccCGTTGCCGCCAAGCCTGCCGCCACCCCGACTCCCGTACCGGCGGCAACTCCCGGTCCTCcagtagcagcagcagcatcgATTGAAACACCGGCGCCGACTGCGGCAGCCACTCCTGCTGCACCTACAAGAGCGGATGATGTCTCGGCCGAAGCTGTCGCTAATCTCACGTCGATGGGATTCCCGGAGGCGGAAGTGAAGCACTGCCTTCGTGCAGCGCATGGCAATCCGGATATTGCGGTTGAGTTCCTCACGAACGGTATCCCGGAAGGTGTTGCCGAGGCAGCGGCCGCCATGAACACTTCGGCCGTAACATCTCCTTCAGCGTCGTCCGAATCATCGTCTGGATCAGGACAGCCGCTACAGGCCTTGCGGAACCACCCCCAGTTTAATGATCTGCGTAGACTCGTACAATCCAACCCGCAGATGTTGCAGCAAGTCCTGACTCAAATTGGCCAACAGCAGCCCCAGCTTCTGCAAGAAATCAATGCCAACCAAGCActctttttgcaaatcaTGAACGAGCCAGTGGAGAGCTCTGCGTCTGTTTCGGCGGCACCAGCCGTCAGCGGGTCCTCCGATGCTCCATCGTTGGGCGGACTCGATTCTGGCGCTGCGGCCATGATGGAGGGTATGGGAAATCCCGCGCAAATGGCACAAATGATTCAAGGCATGAGTCCTGAAGAATTGAATCAGATGGCGGCGATGATGGGTCTGTCCCCGGACCAACTTCGACAGACAGCACAGATGATAGGGCAAATGCCTCCAGAACAGCTTTCGCAATTCATGATGCAGGCTATGGGAGGTGGAGAGGGCCCCGAGTCTATGGGAGGGTCGCAGGTCTTGCGATTGACcgaggaagaaatggcgGCTGTAGACCGATTGGCAGAAATGGGGTTTGATCGTTCAGAAGCCGCCCAAGCGTTTTTGGCATGTGACAAGAACGAAGCTCTGGCTGCCAATTTACTGATGGACTCAATGGGTGATGGAGGCGGAGCATTTGGATTCGACGGCTCGGGAAATGGCAACGGGGATAATGGTGATGGAGGCGATGGTGACGATATGTATGATTGA
- a CDS encoding predicted protein, with translation MPAIKGTASVSDSRALSKALKSINFPANFSSPVDISKVNRAVLAQWIETRVTEILGFEDEIVYSTIVNVFLPTVASDSSAAQPEVDPRRAQVDVAGFLGDEEASMFVRDLWSMMLDAQDSGVGIPRKLLEEKKKELAAQAAQKAASLSKSGSSAPLEKNLPLPLPPENRRADNQRTIGNTGRMETPVKNLLAIAIVSMTMTGERKTILPEVSTMNVANETPTASIDMMTRAHSIEVPRDQGGGGAPTKQRHRGEHRSTAIAVKLNGGIGKIGRGRGTNGIKNVAAVEVVAATNMAVARDGAAIPVPRLAAIAVHHNALIYISRIDNWKRIFTPCCLCSAQEGAKLSRRSTIPADCRLP, from the exons ATGCCAGCAATAAAGGGAACCGCCTCCGTGAGTGATTCGCGTGCCTTGAGTAAGGCTCTCAAGTCGATCAATTTTCCGGCAAATTTCTCTTCTCCCGTCGACATTTCCAAAGTCAATCGTGCTGTACTCGCACAGTGGATTGAAACTCGCGTCACCGAAATTCTGGGATTCGAGGATGAAATTGTTTACAGTACTATTGTAAACGTGTTTTTGCCCACGGTCGCATCCGACAGTAGTGCCGCGCAGCCCGAGGTTGACCCCCGAAGGGCGCAGGTGGACGTGGCGGGCTTTCTTGGAGATGAAGAAGCATCTATGTTTGTGCGTGATTTATGGAGTATGATGTTAGATGCACAGGATTCTGGTGTCGGTATTCCGcgcaagcttttggaagaaaagaaaaaagagctTGCGGCTCAAGCCGCTCAGAAAGCCGCATCGTTGTCAAAATCAGGATCGTCAGCACCGCTTGAAAAAAACTTACCACTCCCTTTACCTCCCGAAAATCGGAGGGCTGATAATCAGAG GACCATCGGGAACACTGGCCGAATGGAAACTCCCGTGAAGAATCTGCTCGCCATCGCCATCGTCTCCATGACGATGACTGGAGAACGCAAAACTATCCTACCGGAAGTTTCCACGATGAACGTCGCGAACGAAACCCCTACGGCGAGTATAGATATGATGACGAGGGCTCACTCCATCGAGGTTCCTCGCGATCAAGGGGGCGGCGGAGCGCCCACGAAACAGCGGCATCGAGGAGAACACAGGAGTACAGCAATCGCCGTGAAGTTGAACGGAGGAATAGGCAAGATAGGGAGGGGACGCGGAACCAACGGTATCAAGAACGTCGCCGCAGTAGAAGTCGTAGCCGCGACCAATATGGCCGTCGCCCGCGACGGCGCCGCAATTCCCGTTCCTCGTCTAGCAGCGATAGCCGTTCATCATAACGCATTGATTTACATTTCTAGAATTGACAATTGGAAAAGGATCTTTACGCCATGCTGTCTTTGTTCCGCCCAGGAAGGAGCAAAGCTCTCTAGACGGTCAACGATTCCTGCCGATTGCCGTTTACCTTAG
- a CDS encoding predicted protein gives MRFSSIYIASMAVSVSAFMTPSPTSSTRANTALFGAPCFDPVDKTLKGVDADSTGFDPMAGSNPAVIRNNNDEVWVPQRARPRRNRKSAAMRGMVRECIVTPSNFIYPLFIHDEENNQAIASMPGCERHSLDSMLKEVGESFELGVKTFVLFPKVDDALKTNLGVEAYNPDGIVHRAIRMIKEKYPESIVCTDVALDPYSDQGHDGVVENGKILNDVTITQLCKQAVSQARAGADIVAPSDMMDGRVKAIRDALDSEGFTDVSILSYTAKYASAYYGPFRDALDSHPGFGDKKTYQQDPANGREALVEAALDAAEGADMLMVKPGMPYLDVIRRLKDNSDLPIAAYHVSGEYAMIKAACERGWLNEKDVVLETLTCFKRAGADIILTYYAKQAAKWIQEDGLY, from the exons ATGAGGTTCTCTTCAATTTACATCGCCTCAATGGCGGTCAGTGTCTCTGCTTTCATGACTCCGTCGCCTACTTCGAGCACGAGGGCAAACACGGCATTGTTTGGGGCCCCGTGTTTTGACCCAGTCGATAAAACACTGAAAGGTGTGGATGCCGATAGCACTGGTTTCGATCCAATGGCTGGATCCAACCCTGCAGTAAttcgcaacaacaacgacgaagTTTGGGTTCCTCAG CGTGCTCGCCCCCGTCGGAACCGTAAATCTGCTGCTATGCGTGGCATGGTTCGGGAATGCATTGTCACCCCCAGCAACTTCATTTATCCCTTGTTCATTCacgatgaagaaaacaacCAGGCAATTGCATCCATGCCGGGGTGCGAGCGCCACTCCTTGGATTCCATGCTGAAAGAAGTCGGAGAATCGTTTGAGCTTGGCGTCAAGACATTCGTGCTTTTTCCGAAGGTGGATGACGCCTTAAAAACGAATTTAGGCGTGGAAGCATACAACCCCGATGGCATCGTACATAGAGCAATTCGAATGATCAAAGAAAAATACCCTGAAAGTATTGTATGTACCGATGTCGCGTTGGATCCATACTCTGATCAAGGCCACGACGGTGTCGTTGAAAACGGAAAAATCCTGAACGATGTTACCATTACACAGCTATGTAAGCAGGCCGTGAGTCAAGCCAGAGCAGGCGCCGATATTGTTGCCCCAAGTGACATGATG GATGGGCGCGTCAAGGCAATTCGTGATGCGCTTGATTCGGAAGGTTTCACCGATGTTTCTATTCTTTCATACACGGCGAAATACGCTTCAGCCTACTATGGACCTTTCCGTGATGCGTTGGACAGTCACCCGGGTTTCGGCGACAAAAAGACGTACCAGCAAGACCCTGCCAATGGTCGGGAGGCCTTGGTTGAAGCCGCCCTGGATGCGGCCGAAGGCGCCGATATGCTCATGGTCAAACCAGGAATGCCGTATCTTGATGTCATTCGCCGACTTAAGGATAATTCCGATTTGCCGATAGCTGCTTACCACGTTTCGGGGGAGTATGCCATGATAAAGGCGGCTTGCGAGAGAGGGTGGTTGAATGAGAAAGATGTTGTACTGGAAACGCTGACATGCTTCAAGCGTGCAGGCGCTGACATTATTTTGACGTATTATGCTAAGCAAGCCGCAAAATGGATCCAAGAGGATGGACTTTACTAA